Genomic window (Musa acuminata AAA Group cultivar baxijiao chromosome BXJ1-9, Cavendish_Baxijiao_AAA, whole genome shotgun sequence):
GCACGTACTTCCCGCCCAACACCGTGTGCGTCACGTACGCCCTCCCGCTGCCGTTGACCAGCGCCAGCAGCCTCCGGTTGTCCGCCTCCGCCGCAGCCTCCCCTCCGCCCCGAGCCCTGATGCGGAAGCACACCAGCGCGAACCTCCGCGGAGCCACCACCTCGAACCGGCTGTCCGCCCGCACCATCCCCTCGAACACCCGCGCCATCTCCACGTCGCTCCGGATGTGCGCCTGCAGCCCCGCGACGCCGTATGTCCGCAGCACCATCCAGAGCTTGAGTGCTCGGAACCGGCGACCCACCCCCACCTGCAGGTCCTTGCAGTCGACCACCAGGCCGGACTCGCTGGGCCCGTTCTTGAGGTACTCCGGGTTAGTCCCCAGCGACTCGGCCAGCCGCGGCCGGTCCCGGAGCCAGAGGCAGGTGCAGTCGAGGCCGGTGAGCAGCCACTTGTGGGGGCTGATGCTGAGGGAGTCCGCTCGCTCCACCCCGTCGAGGAAGCGCCGGAACTCGGGGCAGATGCACGCGCTGCCCGCGTACGCCGCGTCCACGTGCACCCACGCGCCGAACTCGGCGGCCACATCGGCGATGAGGCCCAAGGGATCCACTGCAGTGGAGGAGGTGGTCCCCACGGTGGCGCAGACGTAGGCGGGCACAAGACCCGCCGCCGCGTCGGCCGCCATCGCGTCGCGGAGTCGGGCCGCCACAAGCGCGTACCCCGAACCGGGTCGAGTCGGGATCAACCGGACGTTGGTCTGGTCGAACCCGGCGATTCTGCATGCCTTGGCGAACGTGGAATGGGTCTGGTCGGAGCCGTAGGCCACGAGGCGGCTGATCGGGACGCCTCCGGCCCGGCGGACCGCGCCGTCGCGGGAGGCCACGAGAGTGCAAAGGATGGCCTCGCTGGTGGTGGCGTGTATGACGCCGCCGCCTCCACCGCCGCTGTCCGAGGAGGATCGAAAAGCAGGCGGCAGTCGAAGCAGCTGCGCCAGCCAGTCAAGTACGAGCTCCTCGAGCTCCGTGGCAGCAGGACAGGACAGCCAGGTGAAGGCGACGGGGTTGAGCGCGGAGGCGATGAAGTCCCCGACGAGGGCCGCGGAGCCGAGTGTGGCAGGGAAGTAAGCAAAGAAGTTGGGGCTGGCCCAGTTGGTCATGCCGGGAAGCACCGCACCGCGGATGTCGCGGAGGGCGTCCTCGAGGGTGGCGCCGCAGGGGGGTGGGGCGGCCGGCATGAGGTGGCGGAGGTAGCCGGGCTGCACTTGTGGCAGCACGGGTTGCGTGTCCACGTTCTTATAATAGTCCACGATGAAGTCGACGGAGAGCAGCAGTTGCTCTCTAAGATCATCGAGGTCCAAGGGCTTGAAGCCATCAATCGTAACCACGGGGAGGTTGGCATCAAGGCTTCCCATGGCACACGAAGAAGGAGGAAGAAGGCTGATAGGATGAAGAGAGCGGGAGGGCAGGTTGGGCTCGTTATATACAGGCGAAGaagggtgggtgggtgggtgcaGAAGCAGAGGGAGGATCAAATGCGCTCGAGGAAACACGGGGGATGATAGAGGTGGGGCACGGTCGCTTCAGATAGGGGTTTGACCCGAGGAGACGGGGCACGGGGAGGGAAGGGTGACACGTGGGAGTGGAGAGTGCCCGCGTGGCGACCAGTGCGGGTGAAAACAAAGAGCGGGACGAAGTGATGACTCTTCGCGTGCATGGGGAGCAGAAAGCACCGAAATGGTTGGATCACATGAACCGTATGCAACAAAGCCCAATTGATCCAAATTGGACTGTCATATTGAATCGAATGGATGCTTCAAACAGCTGTTTATATTATTTACAAGAAGACTTCTCTGATGCTCATCAACCGAAGTAGATTTTTGTAGATATAGAAACGGTAGAGGAAGTAAAAGAGACTTCCTGTTGAGACTTCCTGTTGATTGCATCGTCGAGTCCATTCTGTAAACGAAGAAAGGATAGTAGACAGGTGTGCGGTGAAGCTATTTGGATGGACAGCAACGTTTCGTAACATGAAGAGTTGGTGAACTCTATCGACCTGTCTTACCGGCTGGCATTGACGTGGCTTGTGATTCACGTCTTTGGTTTTTTGGTGGTTTGCATGGATCAAAGATGTGCAGACTGCATTCTTCATGTTCACGGCTGAGTCGTTCGTGTTCCTTCTTCTTTGACGTATTCATTGACGATTTGGATCCGTGCAGCAAAGAAACAAATGCGTACCTAAATAACGCTAATGTGGTTGGTTGCTAATGGACGCATGTTTCACGTACGTGTTCATTGAAAGATTGGATCCGTGCAGGAAAGAAATAAATGCGTACCTAAATAACGCTAATGTGGTTGGTCTCTAATGGACTCATGTTTCACCTGATAGAGTTGAGATGTACATGTACAATTCAAGAGTCTTTTGGGTTGGTGTGAGGGGAGTTAATATTCTGAGAACTGAAAGCATGGCATGGCTGTGGGGGAACTACGCGATGAAATGAGAGACCGACGTCGACTGGTTTGAGTTGGATTCCCACACAACTTTCGattataatacttgcaataattcCTGTTAAAATGAGCACGAATCgggaaacaaaaaacaaaaagtttTTCTCTGAAAAtatgcatttttgcttttctttttcaaatagtacctctattttttttttatcataaattggcactaattttaataatttcaaaaatatctcTTTATCCATCGCTCTCGTTATCTCTATCCTTCTTCTATACCGTGGGGTAGAGATAGAGACGACATGATAGAGGCCTCATGATGAAGAAGGCTTGCCTCTACCCTATGGAAGAGGAAGAATAGAGACACGAGCAAGGACAAGACGGAGGTGATGGGTCGATCAGTGGGGAGGGAGCATAAACAAATGATAAATGACAAATGACGTGATGAATGAGGAAAGATGATGATTGCATTAGCAAGGCGGAAAGTGAcgataaaaaagagaaagaaaattatattttgaGATTACATAAATTGAGATACTATATGGGGGAAAACTAAAACATCTCAGCActttttgagaaaagaagaagaaaaaatatataatttttttttataaagaaaatatgGATCACATCATAAGGAAAAAATTATCGAATTGATCTCTCCAAATTTCATATTGATAGGAACTTAGAAAATCAGTTAGTTTAATATTCGAAAATTAATTAGGTCCCAAAATGAATTAGATAAAAATATGCCAACatcatgtccattgttatttattGGTAGATGAGATTTCTCCATCAGCAAAATATTGTCAAAGGAGAGGAAAATTAGATGAGAGTCTCCCTTGAGATTTGCTTTCGTGTGCTTTGTGAAAACCAAATAGCTGATGGATGGCCAGCGTTTCACCTTAAAGTCTGTCGGCGGGACTGTAACCTGTTTGGTGACCTCTACTAGATGGCATTTCAAGACCGTCATTGGCGAGTTGGTCACCTCTAAGCTTGTTTGGTGACCACTACTGGCAGATAGCGTTTCTTCATTTTCTAAGCTACTATAACTTGTTTGACTGCCATTGATGAGATCATgaacgcagagagagagagagagagagagaggtgtgcacGTCTTTCCTTCGTCAGATCTTAAAAGTCACGTTCTCTATTTGATATGGAAGAGCTCTTTCTATTGTACGTCTCACATTGGTAAGATATCATTGTATGATAATTCTATTATTATTCGAATTCATTTGAAATTATCAAGAATTTATTCTGagatttctttaaaaaaatataaaagattaaGTGTTAAGAAAAAGTCATTATTATTGGATCAAATCAAATCACGAAAGTTAGGACTATcaaatcatatccaaatagaTCATGAATACTATCTATTAACCAAAACAGATAAACCCacactttctttttattttaattttctcttTAACCAGTAAAGTGAGTGGAATTTGATCCTCATGCTCACAATAGAGTAAAATAGCCTAAATTTCATTATAATAGCTTATGAATTAGATTAAATACTTATCATCTCATACCAATTAACAATATCCTAATTTGACTTAAGTGGATCACATTAAGCATGGATAGCTACAAACATCTAATTAGTTGTCGTGCCCGTATGACATATTAGACCTAACTATTAGCAACCCTTTCGATCCAATGACAACATCCATATAACTTATTATCTCCAGTGTCCTTATACTAACAATTATGATATCAGTTTTTCATCATATGGACGCATATACAATACATCAGTCTATTCGatcatctcgatgtccttctcaagtgacctatgaccaggattatttagggtctttgTTTAAAGATGAACtagtttcattatcgtgatctcatcatgatccgattcccactgCACAGATCCAtcccatcacaatatatacaataagtaatatcaaataaataaaaagagtataTATCATGTCACATATATCATCATGTGATTAACTTACGGGGCACCTATGGCTAATAACTTTCCCAATAATATATTAATCCCAATCTTATCATGCCACTACGTGAGCATATATTAACCCTTCAATTGACAATCTTCCATACGAATCATTGACTTTATCTATCATCATGGCTAAATCATTCAATCAACCAATGATATCATCAAATGAGAATATACTTCTTTTGGTTTTTGCAAGTAGGCCTATATAGAGTCTCACAATAAATAAGATCCGAATTGGCTCAATAATTCATCGATTCTAAATCAAAGTAAAACTAGTCCCAGATGGTTTAATGTCGATtcttaattttgaaaaattaGGATCGATAGTATGGTTCTAtatgaaaaattagaaaaaaaaaataatattcataatgcttGTGATATAGTGGTTAAATAGTTAGTTTTAAACCTAAATAAACCAATagtattatttatttgattaattTTCTACTAACATATCTACAACTCGAGATTGAATCCATTGTGACCACAACTAATTTCGATAAATGAACCATCACGAGAACCGATGGAAGAGACGAGAAAAAGGCCTCTATTTCTAGTTGGGAGCCCAGCAGCTCAAGTACATGACCGTCCTCAGTGCCTCCTCTGaccatcctctcctcctcctgTCGATGGAGGAAGTTGTCCTCTTGGCCCGAGACAAGGACCCCACGCCGTCGTTCTTCGCCTGCTGCTGTAGAGACCTGAGGACGTAGTTCCACCGGCACAACCCCGCCTGATCCTTGAGCGCCTCCACCGCGCTCATGCTCGCTGCCACCACCAAAGAAGCCTTACTTGCAAAAGCCATATCTCGAGCTTACGAAACAACCGATCGGTAGAATACCAAAGAAGCTTGCGGTACAAGTGGTTTGAGACGGCAAGTGTGGTCACTACATAACGGTGATGATAAGGACGAGCTGAGTAATCATGCATGGCGCGGAGAGAGAAACAGGGGGTGAGCTGACACTGGTTTTGGGCTGTCCCACCCACCATTTCCTTGATACCAAGGGCTGTGTCGTCTCTTTCTGCCACACCAGAGGGGATATCCGGTTTGAAGATAACTTGTGGAGATTTCATGTCATAGAGTATACTCGTACGATTTAAGCTCATAGTCAAAGGTACATAGCGATTTGGGTTTTTCTTTTAGCGTCAATTTGATAAGTCATCATCGACCATTGGTGAGTTTGCTTTGGAATTTTCTTTTAGCGTCAATTTGATAAGTGATCATTTGATCGATCGACCATTGATGCGACCTGTAGACTCGTTAGAAATTATCAATTTTGAACGATAGACATATAtgtatgattttatcattttagAGTTTGTGAGCTATAAAAGGTATCTCTGAGGGTAAAGAATCATTTGGTCGATCGATCATTAATGTAGCTTGTAAACTCATGATGAATTATCTACTTTGGGCGATGGGCGTACTCGCACGGTTTGGGCTCATAGCTGTTATGCAAGCCTTGAGCCCTTCTTCTAGCGATAATATGATAAGGGACTATTTGGTCGATCGACCATTGGTGCAGCCCGTAGGCTCATGAGGAATTATCCACTTTGGGCGATGGGTATACTTACACGATTTTATCATTTCAAAACTCATGAACTCTAAAAAGAACCTATGTGGGTAATAAAAAATTTGACCCTTCTTTTAGTGTCAATCTAATAAAGATCATTTGATCAGTCGAATATTGGAACAACCTATGGGCTCGTAAGTAATTTGTTTGTTTTGGGTAATGCACATATTTGTACGATTTTATCATATCGAAGCGAACTCCAAAAAAATACTTTGAAAGTAAAAAAGACCCGACGAATTTATGAGTCTTTGTTCCATCCTTCACAACTTAGATGATAATAAATGACCTTATAACATATGACTCTCGAAAAAGATATGATCGAATTAGATATAAACCAAAGTTGATTAAGGATAATTTTGTGATCAATCCTCCGTGACCAAGCGGATAAGCTTATAGATTCCTCTAAAATGAGTATTTTatagacaaaaaaaaatctctaaaatgAATTTGATATGAACCAAACTCTAAAATATGATTTCACCAATAAATTACTTTTTATTGCATTTCAAAATTTTGTTTTCAAAATTACTTTGTTGGGCTCTTACCAAATAATCCTCACTGAAGCAATATGTTTTTTTTGATTCACCATTGATGTAGATGATGAAGGTAGCCAGCCAAGAGAGCGAGATTATTTGGGTCCCCAGGAGTCCAGGTAGATGAGCTTGGACATCGACTCCTCGGTGCGCCTGGCTCTCTCCACCGCTTCCTCCCCTCCTCTCCTCCACTGATCATTGGAAGAAGAAGACATCCTCTTGGCCCGAGAGAACGGCGCCATGCTGCGCTTGGCACGCCCGTGGAGGGACCTGAGCGCGTAGTTCCATCGACACAGCCCCGCCTGATCCTTGAGCGCCTCCACCGCCGCCACGCACGCTGCGACGATCAGCGAAGCCTTGCTTGCCGAAGCCATACGTATCAGTCTACTACTCAAGAGTCTGAACCTGTGCCGAGTTGCAAATGTCACAGAAGCGGTCGACGGGGAAGGGAAACGCGAGTGTCCATATAAAGCCCCCGAGGAAGGGAAAACAGGGGATGAGATTGCCGCTGGTTTCGGCTCATAGTTGTTTCCCAGATACAAGGGTCGGCTTTTGCTTGTTTACAGAGAAGACTGTGACTGCATTCGAATCAGTGAGACGGATGGTTTGGTAGGAGAAACCGTGTGGCTAAAGTAGAACAAAAGGCAAACGGATCGGAGACCTGTGGGCGGCACCAGTAAACAGGGAATCTAACGGTTGATCAGCCATCCTTGCTTGGCTTGGCGATCCTGTCGAGATGTGaggtttgttctctctctctctctcacacacacatctTTGAGTCGAGCAACTGCGGATGGATTCCCTTCTTACTCCTGTTTTTGTTTCGGTAACAAAGGTCACTCAGCATCAGTCTCATGCTGGATCGATAATAGTATCTATCTAAAACAAATtccctctcttttttttattgttcttgtaTGAGCTGAAGATAAAGAAAGGGATAAACTAAAGTTTAGTTGCTGAGAGATGGGAGAGAGTGATCTTTCGAAGATGTGATTGATTTAGCATAGCTTCTGCCGATGGATTTCATGTCATCCTTTGCTCCTTTTAATCAGTTTCATCAAATATATATGAGTTAAGACGAGAAATGCCACAAACATCTTGAACAAGCTTGCTTATCCACGCCATGAAAAGGCCTCATCATGTTCGAACAATTCAGTATATATTACTGCAAAATCGGATTGTTTTTACATAGGAGACGTAGGCTGAACAGAGAAGAAGGATTTGGTTCATCTTTGAGCCAAACACAAAGAGACCTCTCTCTAATTGGGACCCCAACAGCTCAAGTACATGACTGTTCTCAGCGCCTCCTCCGACTGCATCCCCTTCTCCGCCGCCGCTTGCCACCCTCTCCTACTCCTGTCGACGGAGGAAGATGTCCTCTTGGCCTGAGACAACGACCCCATGCTGCTCTTCGCCCGCTGCTGTAGGGATCTGACGACGTAGTTCCACCGGCACAGCCCCGCCTGATCCTTGAGCGCCTCCACCGCGCTCATGCTCGCTGCCACCACCAAACAAGCCCTGCTTGTACAACCCATCTCTTCAATACCTCCCGAGTGAGTGCAAAGAGGAAGTAGCTTGTAGTTATCTTCTCTCGATCTGATGCAGCAGTGGGAAGGGAATTGTGTGCAATATATATGGCCACAACAGTTGAAGACGATAAGATAAAATGGGGGACAGAGGGAAGAGCAGTGTGCCGCTGCTGGGTTTGTGCTTTCCGATCCCATTTCCCCCAAACCAGGGGCTATTGCCAATTGCTTATTGGCCTCCACTCGCTGAAGTCGACCCAGCGAAGTAGATTGGCGGCGTGTGCGAACGCACGTACCTGGGTGAGGTTCTTCTGTCCTATATGCATAATATACGTTTGTAAACGAGTAAAATAATCGTTTTGATGTGTTAAATAATAATTCTGTCAACTCATCCCACATCATATATATCTCATTCGTAATTAAGGGA
Coding sequences:
- the LOC135594017 gene encoding uncharacterized protein LOC135594017; the protein is MAFASKASLVVAASMSAVEALKDQAGLCRWNYVLRSLQQQAKNDGVGSLSRAKRTTSSIDRRRRGWSEEALRTVMYLSCWAPN
- the LOC135594016 gene encoding tryptophan decarboxylase 1-like — its product is MGSLDANLPVVTIDGFKPLDLDDLREQLLLSVDFIVDYYKNVDTQPVLPQVQPGYLRHLMPAAPPPCGATLEDALRDIRGAVLPGMTNWASPNFFAYFPATLGSAALVGDFIASALNPVAFTWLSCPAATELEELVLDWLAQLLRLPPAFRSSSDSGGGGGGVIHATTSEAILCTLVASRDGAVRRAGGVPISRLVAYGSDQTHSTFAKACRIAGFDQTNVRLIPTRPGSGYALVAARLRDAMAADAAAGLVPAYVCATVGTTSSTAVDPLGLIADVAAEFGAWVHVDAAYAGSACICPEFRRFLDGVERADSLSISPHKWLLTGLDCTCLWLRDRPRLAESLGTNPEYLKNGPSESGLVVDCKDLQVGVGRRFRALKLWMVLRTYGVAGLQAHIRSDVEMARVFEGMVRADSRFEVVAPRRFALVCFRIRARGGGEAAAEADNRRLLALVNGSGRAYVTHTVLGGKYVLRFAVGATLTEHRHVASAWELISAKADEVLGGRPLE